The genomic window GTCATTTTGCAGGATAAAGTCGTTCCTGCAGCACATCATGATTTTGTTGGCTACCAGTCTATACCCTAACGGACAACTTTTCATCCATAATACTACTTTTTCCATGTCTACCCTTTTCTGAATACTGCTCTTATTATTATAATGGTCATAATGATAAAGTATATATATGTTGCTGTAGAAAAGAATTGATGAGGAAGATATGTTTGGTTGCTCATTTGGTTCAAAGAGGGTTGGGTTATACCACGCCAATGGTGGTATCCCACAAAAGTGAGTGGTTAAGGAGATTGTTAAAAATGGAGTTACATTCTCCCCGATCTCTTTAATTAAAACCACGCTTTAAAAAATCCGAGATGCATGGGGATTTGCCCGCAGGGGAGGTGTGGTAAATGCATCAGGCGCAGAATGTGATGCGCAATGGTACAGGGCAAGCCACAGGCGAGCCTTGTGAAAAGTAAATACATAAAACATAGGAGGTATAAGAAATGAAAAAAATAGAAAACAAAGCGCTATTGAAGTTAGGGGTTGTAGCAATGCTCCTTATCTTGGGTATGGCGCTTGTAGAGGCAATGGCACTGGATTCGATGGTTACCCCAACTGCAACTTGGACATTCACCGGTGGAGGAGAGGTCACAGTTACAGACCCGAACGGTACGGCGAAAATCACGGTCTGGAATACAACTTCCCACGTTAAAATGGAGAACCTGTATTTGGAAAAATTCTCTCCAACCACATTTACTTTCACAGTTCCGCCGGGTAATTTGACCATCTGCCTTAAAGATGAGGAAAAGCCACCAGCGACAGATGCCTGGATAGTCAACAATACTGCACCAAACTTCTTTGGTCCTTTCCCTGGCGCTGGATTATGTAAACCCCACGAGCATGAGGATGATCAGGGGGACCAGCATGGGGACCAGAATGAGCAGTGATGAAAAGCCCCAACAAAAACTCAGTAAAGTTTGAGAGGGAGCAAATCCCTCTTTTATTTTTTTGGTTAAAATTCTGCAATACCGTGAACTTCATATCTCAGCTTATTAAAATAGTTATTAAGACTTTCAACATCCTTAATCTTTTTTTTCACAAGATTCCTTATCCTCAAGCGAATCTGCGTATCAAGCATAATTCCGTAGCTCAAGATATATTTCAATATCCTTCGTGCCACAATACCACCTTTTTTGTCCCACTCCGTCAATAAAACAATCTCTTTTCCGCTTTTGGGCAGCAATTCTGTGAATTCAAGCAGGGCTGCCGCGCGGCAAACTTAATCTCGCCTTTTATTCCCAGGAAGCGCAGGGATTCCGCATCCCTCAGTCCCTCCACAACTATAATAGCCCCGCTGTCAGCCAGTGTTTGAAGTTCCGAAATTACTATCTCGAGCCTTTCGAGACGTTCTAAATCCTCAAGGGTGGCGATGTTCATTTTTGATTTAAAACTTTCAGGATATCTGTTGCATTTACGTCCATTATCTTAACCGATTTTCTACTGTTGGTCAAACCTGCGCTTATCCGTACACTCCTGGAATTAACCGCGAATAAACCAGAGAGGAACGATATAAGCTCTGCGTTGGCTTTTCCCTTTTCCGCCCTCTCTGAGAGCCTTATTTCAATCCTCTTGCGCCACGGATTATATCCATGAACTTTGGTCTCTTTTGCACCGGCTGAGATTTCAAGGTCGAGGATTACACCGTCTTCAGTCTGCCTTATGGCTTCTTTCATCAGTGCTTAAAAGATGGGAACAGTATTAATTGTTATTGCAGGAATTCTCATATAGGGAATGGCAACTCTGCGGCACCCGGCAAACAGACATCCAAGGCGATCTTTTTTGCTTATCTTACAATTCCTGCGGAATTACTCGAAAGGAGAATACCGTTGTACTCTCTCCAAGTAAAGTCCCTGTCATTTTGCAGGATAAAGTCGTTCCTGCAGCACATCATGATTTTGTTGGCTACCAGTCTATACCCTAACGGACAACTTTTCATCCATAATACTACTTCTTCCATGTCTACCCTTTTCTGAATACGTGTTCTACAGCTACCCTGTGCTCCTCTTATTATTATCATTATAATCATAAAGTATATATATGTTGCGGTAGAAAGAATTGATGAGTACGATGTTTGGTTATTTATTTGGTCCAAAGAGGAGAGTATCTCTACAGATTGCAATTACCCCCCCGAGGCAGAGATTTTACTGTGAGAAAATGTGCCTGATGGTCACATTTTGCAGACTGACAAGCTGTACATTTTATAACCAATGCAATAAAAATACCAAAACATTATGAAGGGTAGAACGTCAAACAATTTTTCCGTCCATCAAACTAATATGCATATATTTCCATTCTGTATCTGATAAACCATGATACGTCTTGGTAAAATCGCTTTCGCCAACTGTGATTTCCCTTATTACGCCATAGAACACGGCAGGGTGGAAGCGCATGACATTGAGATTACGCAGGCGCATCCTGTTGAACTTGCACGCATGCTGTTTAATAACGAACTCGATATCAGTCCTATTTCTTCAATCATGTACGGAAAAAGAAATGACCTTCTCATATTACCCGGGCTTTCCATTACTTCCAATGATTTCACCAAAAGCGTGCTGATATGCTCAAATGGAAAGTTAGACCTCTCTGAGCTTGAAGGAAAAACGCTTTGCATTCCCGAGACAACCGCAAGTTCGGCTGCATTGGTAAAGATAATATTATGGCGGAAAGGTGTTAAAATTAACATCAGGCAGTGCCAAGGTACAGATATAGACCAGATGCTGAATCAAGGCGATGCTGCGCTTTTGATCGGGGACAGCGCCATCCATGCCATAGGGAAATACAGCGTTATCGCAGACCTTGGCAATGAATGGAAGAAGATGACAGGAAAAAAAATGGTGTATGCATTGTGGGTTGCCAGGGAAGAATTCGCGAGAGAGCACCCGGATAAGGTAAGATATGTGCTCAATACACTCCTTAAGTCAAAAGAGTATGCTTATAAAAATGTCAGCGAGATAGCCGGTTCCATAGCACGGCAGAAAAAAATCGATTGCGGTTTCATGCGGGATTATTTGCACACATTGAATTATGATTTTGACGATGAAAGCGTGGAGAGCCTTAAACTATATTTTGAATACGCAAAGGAATGCGGAATAATCGGCGAGGTCAAACTCAGGTTTTTTGATATACAAGGAAAGATTTAAGCTTCATCAGGTTGTTCAAGGGGCGCACGTCCACGAGGTTTTAACAGAATTGCCATTGATTCAGGAATATTTTTCGTCCATGGTTGGTAGCAGGTGTTCAAACGTAGTGGATAATATGTTTGGGCTCGTAGCTCAGTCAGGCAGAGCACCGGGCTTTTATTCAACCCGAGTCACGTCTCGGGAGGACGTGTCCAGCCTGGCGGCTGGACTGAAGAATGAGAAGATACCCGATGGTCGAGGGTTCAAATCCCCCCGAGCCCGTTTTGCCTGGGAGGTTGTATGAAGGAGAAAGAGAAAGAGCATACTGGAAGAGAGTTTAATCCCTTGGAACATAGAATGGTAGCAAACCATGAAATATTAAACGAGGACGACGTTGAAAAAATAATATCTGAATATAATATAGAAAAGGAACAGTTGCCAAAGATTCGCGTATCAGACCCGGCTGCCATTGCAGTCAAAGCCAAGGTCGGGGATGTTGTTCGGGTTACAAGACTAAGCCCGACAGCCGGTAAAGCCTTTTTCTATCGATATGTTATTGCGTGAGTGGAAAAATGAGGTTTATATGTTAGACAGAAGTGTGCTATCAAAGGCGTATTTTACAAGCGATAAAATAGTGCGCCATCATGTGGATTCTTTCAATGATTTTCTTGAACATGGACTTCAGAAAGTTATTGATGAACAGAGGATTATTGAAACCGACATCGAGGGCACGTACGTGAAACTCAAGAAAATCCGTGCAGGTTACCCGGTCGTTCGGGAGGCGGATGGCGCAGTGGATAAACTCTATCCCACCGAGGCAAGGTTAAGAAACATAACCTATGCAGCGCCGCTTTATCTCAGTATGGCAATCGTCAGCCCTGAAGGAGAAAAAGAGGAAAAGGAGGCGGAAATCGGACTTTTGCCTATTATGATATGGTCAAAAGCGTGCAACCTTGTAGGGTTGAGCCAGAAAGAGATGGATGAACTGGGAGAAGATCCCCAGGACCCTGGAGGATATTTCATAGTGAACGGCACAGAGCGCGTGATCACCACGCTTGAAGACCTTGCTCCCAATAAAATACTGGTGGAACTGGAAGAGCGTTATGGCGAAAACATAGAAGTGGCAAAGGTATTCTCCCAGCGCAGGGGCTATCGTGCCCTCGTGGTCGTGGAGCGGAGCAGGAAATCCATTCTTGAAGTTTCTTTCCCTTCCATCTCAGGCAGAATTAATTTTGTCACTCTGATGCGAGCATTGGGCATCGAGACAGACCAGGATATTGTGAATGCCGTATCCGATGACCCTGAGATTATCAAATTCATGCTCGAGAACCTTGAAGAATCGGAAGCAAGCAATAAAGAAGAGGCGATGGAAAAAATCGGGCTGCGTGTAGCCTCAGGTCAGTCTAAAGAATACCAGGTAAAACGGGCGAATTACGTTATCGACCGCTATTTATTGCCGCACCTGGGAAACGATGAGGCGCACCGCATGCTGAAAGCCCAGTTCCTGGGCAGGATGGCTCAGGCGTGCTTTGAGCTGGCACTGGGCAAAAGAAGCCCGGACGATAAAGACCATTATGCCAATAAGAGGCTCAAACTCTCGGGTGAACTGATTGAAGACCTGTTCAGAGTATCGTTTAACAGACTGACGCGGGATGTCAAATACCAGCTTGAGAGAGCCAGCATGAGAAACAGGGATCTAAATGTTACCACTATCGTAAGGGCAGATGTGCTCACAGAGCGCCTTGTCCATGCACTGGCTACAGGCAACTGGGTAGGCGGCAGAACAGGCGTATCGCAGCTTCTTGACCGCACAGATTACATTGCATCGCTTTCGCATTTGCGCAGGGTAATATCGCCGTTGTCAAGGGCACAGCCCCATTTTGAAGCGAGGGATTTGCACCCCACACAGTGGGGGAGAATATGTCCTTCAGAAACGCCCGAGGGACCCAATTGCGGACTTGTGAAGAACTTTGCGCAACTGGTTGAAATTTCAACAAGTGCGGGGGATGAAGGGAAGCTTAAGAACCTGCTTTATGAAACAGGTGTAGTCCCGATTATTCCGCAGCTTGTGGGTTTGGAAGAAGTACCCACTACCTATGCCACGGAACTGGAGGCACTTGAAGAAGCCGAAGAAACAAAAGTCGAACCCGAAGAGGAGGTGGAGTCCTTTGAATAAGGCAAGAGTTTTCGTAAATGGCGAATTGATAGGAACCCATGATAGACCAAAAGAACTCGCGTCGGAGTTGAGGAAAAAACGAAGAATGGGTGAAATCAAAAGACAGGTGAATATCATTTACTATGAGGACACGAAGGAGATAATTATCAATTCTGACCAGGGGAGGGCAAGACGCCCTGCAATAACTGTGGAAAAAGGTCTTCCTCTTGTAACAAAGGATAACATAGAGCGTCTGAAGAAAGGGGAAATTACTTTTGACAGCCTTGTGGATGCAGGTTTAATCGAGTATCTCGATGCTGAAGAAGAAGAAAATGCGTTTATAGCCATCGACGAAAAGGATCTAACCCCAAAACATACACATCTTGAGATGGACTCCTCTTTAATCCTGGGAATCTGCACTGGCATGGTGCCTTTCCCAGAACACAATGCTTCACCAAGAAATACGATGGGTGCAGGCATGATTAAACAGTGTCTTGGCATGTCGACGCCCAATATGAAACTGCGTCCCGACACAAGAGCACACGTACTCCATTATCCCCAGAAAGCGCTGGTAACAACACAGACCGCGGAAGCCATAGGGTTCGATAAGCGCCCTGCAGGGCAGAATTTCGTGGTGGCAGTATTGTCCTATGAAGGCTATAATATAGAAGATGCCCTGGTTGTGAATAAGGGTTCGATAGAACGCGGTCTGGGAAGAAGCCATTTCTTCAGGACAAACGAGGGCGAGGAACGGAAATACCCTGGAGGACAGGAGGACAAGTTTGAGATTCCTGATACAGAAGTGAGAGGTGCAAGGAGTGCTGAAACCTATAACCAGCTTGACAGCGACGGTCTGGTCAATCCCGAGATACCCGTCGGACCTAACGATGTCCTGATAGGAAAGACAAGCCCGCCCAGGTTCCTTGAAGAACCGTCAGAGCTCGGAATAAGCCCGGTGCAGCGAAGGGAGAGTTCTGTTACAATGCGCTCGAATGAGAAAGGTATAGTGGATACCGTGATACTGACTGAATCTGAAAACGGTTCGAGGCTTGCAAAAGTAAGAACCCGCGACCATAGAATTCCTGAGATCGGGGATAAGTTCGCTTCCCGCCACGGGCAGAAAGGGGTAATCGGTCTCATAGTACCCTATGAGGATATGCCCTTTTCTGAGAACGGCATTGTTCCTGACCTGATAATTAATCCGCATGCCATCCCCTCACGAATGACCGTTGGGCATGTGCTTGAAATGATAGGAGGTAAAGTGGGATCGCTTGAAGGAAGAAGGATAGACGGTACTGCATTCTCAGGGGAACATGAGGATGACCTGCGCTCTTCTCTTAGCAAATTCGGTTTTTCGCACACCGGTAAAGAGATTTATTACGACGGTATAACAGGCAACAGGATTCAGGCTGATACATTCGTAGGGGTTATCATGTACCAGAAACTCTACCACATGGTATCATCAAAGATGCATGCAAGGTCTCGTGGACCCGTCCAGGTATTGACCCGTCAGCCCACCGAAGGCAGAGCTAGGGAAGGCGGATTGAGGTTTGGAGAGATGGAACGGGATGTGCTTATTGGGCACGGCGCTGCTATGGCTTTGAAGGAAAGGCTGCTTGACGAATCGGACAGGGTAATGGAATATGTCTGCTCCAATTGCGGCATGATAGCCACTCTCGATAAACGAAGAAATATCACTATATGCCAGGACTGCGGTGCTGAAACTGGTATATACCCTGTTGAAATGAGCTATGCCTTCAAACTATTACTTGATGAAATCATATCGCTTGGTGTTGCGCCAAGGCTTGAACTTGAGGATGCGGTGTGACCGATGCCCCAGTCAACGTGGCGTGCACAAACCGTTGCGCCGCTTTATGTCGCGCTAGGGTATGCTTGCATACCCCTTCCCGAGTCACGCCTCGGGAGGGCGTGTTTGGGTATGGTGCGCCATACCCGTCGTTTGATAAAACTTTCGCAAAGTTTTTTGATAAACCTTTCTCAAAGGTTTTCGGTTGCACAAAAATTAGGAAGGTGAAATCATGGTAATTGGAACCCCAAAAAGAGTAAAACAGATAAAATTCGGACTTATTTCACCCAAGGAATTCAGGAAAATGAGCGTTACTAGGGTGATAACAGCAGATACTTACGATGACGACGGTTTCCCGATTGAAATGGGATTGATGGATACAAAGCTTGGTGTAATCGACCCGGGTCTGCGGTGTAAAACCTGCGGCGGCAGGGCAGGTGAATGTCCGGGTCATTTCGGGCACATAGAACTCGTCGCACCCGTAATACACGTGGGTTTTGCCAAGCTGATACGCAAGATATTGCGGGCAACCTGCAGGAAGTGCGGCGCCCTGCTGCTTGCGCCCGATGAGAAAAAGAAGTATCTCGAACAGATAAAAACGCTTAAAAAGATGGGGCAGTCCATCGAAGATGTGGTTACTGAGGTTTTTAAGGAAGCAAGAAAAGCAGGAACATGCAGCTACTGCAACGAGGAGCAGAAAGAAATCAAATTCGAGAAACCCACTACATATATAGAAGACGGGCATAAACTGATGCCCACCGATATTCGTTCGCGCCTTGAAAAAATGACAGATGAAGATGTGGAAGTTATCGGGATGGGTCCACAGAATGCCCGCCCTGAATGGGTAATCCTGACAGTGCTTCCTGTACCGCCTGTCACGATGAGACCTTCGATTACCCTGGAATCCGGTCAGCGCAGCGAGGACGACCTCACCCATAAACTCGTGGATATAATCAGGATCAACCAGAGGTTCCAGGAAAACCGTGAAGCTGGGGCACCTCAGTTGATTATCGAGGATTTATGGGAATTATTGCAGTACCATGTTACAACGTTTATCGATAATGCGGTTTCGGGCGTGCCTCCAGCGAGGCACAGGTCTGGGAGACCCCTGAAAACGCTTTCGCAGAGATTGAAAGGCAAGGAAGGGCGGTTCAGAGGAAGTTTATCAGGGAAACGTGTCAATTTCTCTGCAAGAACCGTGATTTCACCAGACCCGAACCTCAAGGTGTATGAGGTTGGCGTGCCAATGGCAATCGCAAAAGAGCTTACCATCATGATGCACGTGACCCCCAGGAATATCGCGGAAGTGAAAGAATACACACGGCGAGGCCCTGACAACCATCCCGGCGCCAATTATATTGTGAGAGCAGACGGGCGCAGGTTAAAAATAACGGATAAGAACTGCGCTGAACTTGCAGACCTGGTTGAACTGGGATGGAAGATCGACAGGCAGATAAAGGACGGAGATATTGTTTTATTTAACAGGCAGCCCTCGCTTCATAGGATGAGCATCATGGCGCATGAAATAAAAGTGCTCCCTCACAAAACATTCAGATTAAATCCCGCTGTCTGCCCCCCTTACAACGCCGACTTTGACGGCGACGAGATGAACATGCATGTGCCTCAGACCGAAGATGCTCGTGCGGAAGCAAAAATCCTGATGCATGTCCGGGAGAATATCCTTTCCCCGAGGTTCGGGGGACCTATAATCGGAGGCATCCATGACCATATATCCGGGTTATTCCTGCTCACGAACAGCAAGGAGAAAATAAACAAGGAAGATGCTCTGGAACTGCTTGCAAAATCTGAGATTCGGGAGCTGTCCGAGCCTGCAGGAACAGAAAATAAGAAACCTTACTGGACAGGAAAACAGATATTCAGCCAGATTCTTCCCAGAGGGCTTAACCTTCAATTCAAGGCGGAAATCTGTGAACACTGTGATGTATGCAAAGGCTTTGACTGCGAGCATGACGCCTATGTTGTCATTAAGGACGGAGTGCTTGAGAAGGGTTCAATCGATGAGAAAGCCGTGGGAGCTTTCAAGAGTGTGATACTCGACAAGCTTATAAAAGAATTCAGTTCAGAGATGGCATGCAAATTTATCGATGATGCGACACGCCTCTCCATCAGAAGTATCACGCGCACCGGGTTCAGTTTCGGGATTGATGACGAATATGTGCCTCTGGATGCCCAGAACCAGATAGATGAAGTCATGATCCAGGCAAAAGACAAGGTTGAAAAGTTGATAACCGCGTACCAGGCAGGCGAGCTGGAACAGCTCCCGGGACGAACGATTCGGGAGACGCTTGAAATGGAAATAATGAAAGAGCTGAGCAGGGCAAGGGATGCTGCCGGTGATATTGCAGATCGCCACCTTGGAATGGATAACTCAGCTGTGATAATGGCACGGTCAGGAGCGAGGGGTTCGATGCTCAACCTGACGCAGATGGCAGCCTGCGTGGGACAGCAGGCAGTGAGAGGCGAGCGAATCCAGAGAGGATATGCAGGCAGGACGCTATCCCACTTTGATAAGGGCGACCTTGGAGCTGAAGCTCACGGTTTTGTGAAAGCAAGTTACAAGGGCGGTTTATCTCCCACGGAGTATTTCTTCCATGCCATAGGCGGGCGCGAAGGTCTTGTGGACACAGCAGTGCGGACATCCCAGTCCGGCTATCTGCAGCGGCGGCTTGTGAATGCGCTGCAGGATCTGGAAGTACAGTACGACGGTACTGTAAGGGATACGAGGAACATGGTTATCCAGTTCAAATACGGAGAAGACGGAGTAAACCCGATGAACAGCGATTTCAGTAAACCCGATGCGGTCAGGCGTATCATCGACTCGGTAACAGGGGCGAAAGAATGAGCGTTACCCAGAAAAATATCGAGGAAGCAGTTTCAGCCCTCCCATTGCCTCAGAACGTGATCGATAATCTGATACGAGAGCTTAAAGATAGAAAGGTCACAAAAAAACAGATGGATTCGATTATAGAACGCATACTTTCGGGATACGAAGGTGCAAAAATCGAAGCAGGGGAGGCAGCAGGGGTTGTTTCAGCGCAGTCCATCGGCGAACCCGGTACCCAGATGACGATGAGAACGTTCCACTACGCCGGCGTGGCGGAAATAAATGTCACCCTTGGATTGCCCCGCCTGATTGAAATCGTGGATGCAAGGAAAAACCCAAGCACGCCGATGATGACGATATTTCTTGAAAAGGATTATGCGTTCGACAGGGAGAAAGCCCGGGAGCTTGCCTGGAAAATAGAAGCGACTTATATTAATGTGCTGGGCAGCATGTCCACGGATATTACTGAAATGAAAATAATCATTGAATTGAACAGCAAATCTCTCCTTCAGCGGAACATGACTTCAAAAGAAGTAGCAGGTAAACTTGAGGAAGAGCTGGGCGCCTCTGTGGAGATTAAAGGTGATACCTTGATACTGACACCTGAGGAACCCTCATACAGACAATTACTTCAACTTGTTAAAAGTGTACAGTCTGTAATATTAAAAGGCATTAAAGGAATAAAAAGGGTGGTTATAAGAAAAGAAGAGAGCGGAGAATATGTGCTGTACACCGAAGGTTCGGTGCTCAAAGAAGTGCTTGCAATATACGGGGTCGATGCCACGCGAACAAGGACGAACAATGTCAATGAAATCTTCGAAGTAATGGGTATAGAGGCTGCCAGATCTGCGCTGATACACGAAGCCACTGAAACGCTGAAAGAACAGGGTCTTACAGTGGATGTGCGCCATATCATGCTTGTAGCTGATATAATGACTGTTGACGGGGATGTAAAACCAATAGGAAGGCATGGTATATCGGGTGAAAAAGCCAGCGTTCTTGCAAGGGCAGCCTTCGAGGTAACCGTTAACCATCTTCTGGATTCCGGTATGCGGGGCGACGTGGATGAACTCAGAGGAGTTACTGAAAACGTGATAGTTGGACAGCCTATCAGATTGGGAACAGGAAATGTTAAACTGATCGCAAAGAAAGCTGCATAAAAGGAGAATTAGTATGGAAACTGATATAAGCAAAGTACTTAGAAAAGTTCTAACAACAGGAAAGGTTGTAATTGGCGGAAGGCAGACCCTGGATGCTGTAAAAAATGGAAAAGCGCAGGTAGTTGTACTGTCATCCAATTGCCTTCCCGAAACCGTAAACGAAATGAAAGGCGTCCCCGTGATTAATTATCCCGGAACGGGTGTTGACCTCGGGGTTGCCTGCGGTAAACCATTTGCGATTACTGCGCTTGCAGTGCTTGAGCCCGGGGAGTCGGAGATACTCTCCTTCAGGAGCACCTAACAAGGAGATTGATTATCATATGGTTCATCAAAAAACTTTACGAAAGTTTTATCAAAAACCGTTGCGCCGCTTTACTTCGCAGACACGTATGCCCACAGGCATACGTGGATACCGCATAAAGCGAGGTGTCGCTTTTTGATGAATCTTTGATGAACCCGTCTAAAAAGGATTGATATTATTGGGTTCATCAAACGTCTAAAAAGGAGAGTGATTATCAATGGGTTCATCAAAGAGTGAAGTGAAACTGAGCACGGATGGAATAAGGTATATAGCATTATTTGAAAGCCTGACAGGAGCCAGGGCGAAGGACTGCTACGAGGATGATGAAAACAACAGGTTGTTGTTTGTTGTCAGGAACGGGGATATGGGTTTAGCCATAGGAAAAGGAGGAGACCATATCAACCGTGTAAAGAAGGCTATTGGCAGGCATATTGAAATAATCGAACACTCGGATGACCCTGCAGAGTTCGTAAAGAATGCGTTTCATCCGGTTTCTGTAAAAAATATAAATATTGTGACTGATGAAGGCAAGCGTATAGCTTATGTAGAAGTTGCTACTAAAGAGAAGGGGCTTGCCATAGGTAGAGACGGCAAAAATATCGAAAAGGTAAAAAAACTCTCCTTAAGGCATCATAATATAAACGACGTGATTATTCAATAACCATAGCATTGGAGGAAAAAACTACATGGGAAAAGGAATGTATGCGGCTCGCAAACTCAAGAGCGAAAGCAAGAATTTCAGATGGAGCGACAAGGACTACGCCAGGCGAGCCCTTAATCTTGATGTAAAGGCAGACCCGCTTGGCGGCTCGCCGCAGGCAAGGGGTATTGCACTTGAAAAAGTCGGGGTTGAGGCAAAACAGCCAAACTCCGCCATACGGAAATGTATTCGCCTGCAGCTTATTAAAAACGGGAAGCAGATATCGGCTTTCTGTCCTGGTGACGGCGCGATTAATTTCATTGATGAACATGATGAAGTGATCGTTGAAAGAATAGGAGGAAGAATGGGCGGCGCCATGGGAGATATCCCAGGGGTACGATGGAAAGTGGTAGCAGTGAATAACGTTAATTTACGGCAGCTCGTTCTGGGCAAGAAGGAAAAACCGGTGAGATAATATGCTGAAATTGTTCGGAAAATGGGATTTTACTGAGGTTGAGGTTAAAGATCCAAGCGTCAAAGCTTATATCAATCTTACGCCGGTGATTGTTCCGCATTCCGGCGGAAGAAACGCAAAGCAGCAGTTCAATAAGTCGAATCTTAACATCGTTGAGCGTCTTATCAACAAGGTGATGCGTGAAGAAACCAACACGGGACAGAAGATAACGATTTACAGTAATGTCAAAGAAGCTTTTGAAATAATAAACAAGAAAACCGGGCAGAATCCCGTGCAGATGCTGGTGAATGCAATTGTTAATGCCGGTCCGAGGGAGGAAACCGTAAGACTGCAGTACGGCGGCATTGCGGTCCCGAAATCAGTTGATACCGCACCCCAGCGCCGTGTGGACACAGCGCTTCGCTTGATAACGCAGGGGGCGCAGCAGGCTTCTTTCGGCACGAAGAAGTCCCTGGCGAATGCTCTTGCAGACGAGATAATCGCAGCAGCAAACTACGATGTGAAAGGCTTTGCCATGGGCAAGAAGGACAATATCGAGAGAGTTGCGAAAGCAGCGCGGTAATATCGCATAACCTCAAGGTTATGTGATTATCTTTTTTTATTTGATGAGTATGGGAAACCTGTAAAGGCTTCGCAACAATTAAAAAGTCACAGTAAATTCAAACTCTTTC from Candidatus Methanoperedens sp. includes these protein-coding regions:
- the rpoA2 gene encoding DNA-directed RNA polymerase subunit A'' translates to MSVTQKNIEEAVSALPLPQNVIDNLIRELKDRKVTKKQMDSIIERILSGYEGAKIEAGEAAGVVSAQSIGEPGTQMTMRTFHYAGVAEINVTLGLPRLIEIVDARKNPSTPMMTIFLEKDYAFDREKARELAWKIEATYINVLGSMSTDITEMKIIIELNSKSLLQRNMTSKEVAGKLEEELGASVEIKGDTLILTPEEPSYRQLLQLVKSVQSVILKGIKGIKRVVIRKEESGEYVLYTEGSVLKEVLAIYGVDATRTRTNNVNEIFEVMGIEAARSALIHEATETLKEQGLTVDVRHIMLVADIMTVDGDVKPIGRHGISGEKASVLARAAFEVTVNHLLDSGMRGDVDELRGVTENVIVGQPIRLGTGNVKLIAKKAA
- a CDS encoding 50S ribosomal protein L30e, translated to METDISKVLRKVLTTGKVVIGGRQTLDAVKNGKAQVVVLSSNCLPETVNEMKGVPVINYPGTGVDLGVACGKPFAITALAVLEPGESEILSFRST
- a CDS encoding NusA-like transcription termination signal-binding factor, encoding MGSSKSEVKLSTDGIRYIALFESLTGARAKDCYEDDENNRLLFVVRNGDMGLAIGKGGDHINRVKKAIGRHIEIIEHSDDPAEFVKNAFHPVSVKNINIVTDEGKRIAYVEVATKEKGLAIGRDGKNIEKVKKLSLRHHNINDVIIQ
- a CDS encoding 30S ribosomal protein S12 encodes the protein MGKGMYAARKLKSESKNFRWSDKDYARRALNLDVKADPLGGSPQARGIALEKVGVEAKQPNSAIRKCIRLQLIKNGKQISAFCPGDGAINFIDEHDEVIVERIGGRMGGAMGDIPGVRWKVVAVNNVNLRQLVLGKKEKPVR
- a CDS encoding 30S ribosomal protein S7, whose translation is MLKLFGKWDFTEVEVKDPSVKAYINLTPVIVPHSGGRNAKQQFNKSNLNIVERLINKVMREETNTGQKITIYSNVKEAFEIINKKTGQNPVQMLVNAIVNAGPREETVRLQYGGIAVPKSVDTAPQRRVDTALRLITQGAQQASFGTKKSLANALADEIIAAANYDVKGFAMGKKDNIERVAKAAR